CAACTGAACATTCACTTGTCGACATCCTCGACCCACGCCGATCTGATCTCCGAGCGCTTCGACATGGCGATCCGTCTGGGACGCATGCACGACTCCAATCTGCGCGCGGTGCAGTTGTCGAGGTTCGAAGTGTTTGCGGTGGCGGCGCCGCAACTGGTCGAGCGCTTCGCGCCGGTTGCCACGCTGGCAACGCTGGAGTCGATGCCGACGCTGGGCCATGGCCGAGTTCCGGAAATGACCGTGACCGACCCGGCCGGCAGTGAGCATGTCTACCAGCCAAAACCGGGGACCACCGCCATCGTCGCCGACAACTCGGCGACGCTCAGGGCGTTTGCGCTGACTGGCCAAGGCGTGGCGATTTTGCCGCAGTGGCTGATTCAGGAGGATCTGCAGGCGGGGCGATTGGTGCGGTTGCTGGCCGATTATCGCTTTGCCCAGCAGGGTGTTTATGCGCTGTACCCGGATACCCGGCATCTGCCGCTGAAGGTACGGGCGTTTATTGATTTCATGAAGGGCTGGGGCTGAGTGTTGGCTGATCTGGCCCCTTCGCGAGCAAGCCCGCTCCCACATTTGGAATGCATTCTCCTGTGGGAGCGGGCTTGCTCGCGAAAGCGTCAACCCGGTCTCAGAGCTTCCCACGCAAGCCGAACCGCTTCATCAACGTCGACTCCAGCAATCCCTTGGGCAATAACGTCGCCAGCAACGGCAACGCGCGGCTGCCATTACCAATGCGGATCAAGCGTGGCGGCGTGTTCTGCTGCACAGCCTTGAGCAACTCAGCCGCAAACTCACTGGCCGGCGTCGATTTCTCCTCCCACATTTGGAATGCATTCTCCTGTGGGAGCGGGCTTGCTCGCGAAAGCGTCAACCCGGTCTCAGAGCTTCCCACGCAAGCCGAACCGCTTCATCAACGTCGACTCCAGCAATCCCTTGGGCAATAACGTCGCCAGCAACGGCAACGCGCGGCTGCCATTACCAATGCGGATCAAGCGTGGCGGCGTGTTCTGCTGCACCGCTTTGAGCAACTCAGCCGCAAACTCACTGGCCGGCGTCGGCTTGTCCTGCGAGGCCTTGGCCCGCGCGCGAATCCCCTCACGCAACGGAAACCAAGGTGATTGCTCGTTGATCAGTTGCTCCGCTTCATGCCCGGCATTCTTGGCGAAGCTCGACTGGATCGCCCCAGGCTGGACCTCCATCACGCGGATACCGAACGGCGCCAGCTCCATGCGCAGCGCATCGCTCAGCGCATGCACCGCGGCTTTCGAGGCGCAGTAGGCGCCGGCGAACGGCGTGACCAGTACCCCTGAGACACTGCCGATGTTCACCACCAGCCCCTTGGCCCGGCGCAGTACCGGAAACAGGGCGCGGGTAACGCCGACAATCGAGAACACATTGGTTTCGAACTGGCGCTGCATGGCCGGCACGCCGCCGTCGAGCAGCGGTCCCATGGCGCCATAACCGGCGTTGTTGATCAGCACGTCGAGGCCGCCGTGTTGCTGGTTGATGCGCTCAGCGAGTTGTTCCAGCGCCACACTGTCATTGACGTCCAGCGCGATTGCGCTGAACCCCGCAGCGGCGAGGGCCGCGACGTCTTCAGCCTTGCGCGCACTGGCCCAGACCTCATAACCGGCGGCTTTGAACGCATCGGCGAGGGCGCGGCCAATGCCGCTGGAGCAACCGGTAATCAACGCAACGGGCATGGCGCATTCCTTGGGCAAAAAATGGGAGGAGGGGGATCAGTCGGAGAAGCTGCCCTGCAAGCGCTCGGCACGAAACTCCAGGGTTTGTGGGCGATAACCGGGGCGCAGCGGTGGCATCGGCAGGCAGTCTTCCCAGTCGCCACCGGCCTGCAGTTCGCCGGGGCCGCGATAGCGCGGGGCGGTGTATTGGTTGTCGGCCAGATTGACCGTGTCGCCCGGCGCGTAAGCTGCGATGCGCCAGCGCAGTTCAGTCAGCGGCACGTCGTTGCCGTTTTTCATTTTCAATTGCAGCGGCCGATCTGCCGGGCATTGTTCCGGTGCATAGCTGATGCGCATCTCAAGGCGCGCCAGTTGCTTGAGCTCGCGGTTGTCCAGCCACACCACCCACATGGCCACCAGGCCCAGACCGACAGCCGCGGCCACGGAGACCGGCACAGCCTTGGCGGGATAGCGCAGCAGCAGAATCAACCAGGTGATGATCAGCAGGATGCCGATGAACATGAGGGAACGCTCCTTGGTTCGTGAGTACCATCCTACCGGAGGGCCGGCGCAATGGACATTCGCGCGTATTCCGAATGTACCGTCAGTCGGTACTGTAATTTCTGACAGTTGAAAATCGTAAAGCGCGGATGCTCTGATGCCCTGAAGCATGGATAACGCTAGTGCCGGGAGCAAGCTGATGAACAAGCATGGCAAAACACCGACGCTTTCAGTAAGCGACCCGCGCGGACTGCAGGTTCGGACGGTTGGTTATTGGCGTGCCGACGACCTTTGCCCAGCTCAAACCCGCGTCAATCGCACGGCGCGCGACGCTGCCGGAAGGGTTGTGGAACAGTGGGATCCGCGCCTGTGGGCACTGCAAACGACCGAGCCGCTGACGCCAGCGAATCTGCGCACCCTTTATTCGTTGATCGGGCAAACGCTGCGCTCCGACAGCGTCGATGCCGGCACGCAGCTGGCGTTGTACGGGCTGGGTGCCGAGACGCTGTACGACTGGGACAGTCGAGAAACCTGGCGCGAGGTGCAACACGACCCGTTGCTGCGTCCGATTGCCGTGTTCGAAGAAGGCGCATCCGAGCCTAGGCGGTGCGTCGAACGTCTCACTTACGGTCAGCCCGGCGCGGGTGATCCCTCCCGGAATCAGCTGGGCCAGTTGATTCGGCACGATGATCCGGCGGGTAGTGTGTGCTCGCAAAGCTTTGCAATCAGTGGGCAATGCATTGAAAGCACACGGCACTTCACTCTCGACCCCAGCGTCCCCGATTGGCCGCAAAACGTTGATGACCGCCAGCGCTTGCTGGAGCCCGGTGACGGTGCAACGACCCGCTGGCGCTTCGGGCCGCTGGGGCAGGTACTCGAACAAGTCGATGCACGTGATAATCGACAGGACCGCGAGTTGACGCTGGACGGTCAGTTGCGCGCCTGCCATCTGCAATTGCGGCACCAGACCAAAGCGCAAACGCTGGTGAGCGACATTCGTTACAACGCTGATGGGCAAGTCACTCAGGAACTGGCGGGCAATGGTGTGCTGACGACGCTGACCTATCAGCCCGAGGATGGTCTTCTGCTAACCCGCCATGCGAGGAAAGCCGGGGGCGAGATATTGCAACATCTGATCTACAACTACGACCCGATGGGCAACTTGCTGAGCATCGAGGACAAGTCACTGCCGATCCGGTATTTCGCCAACCAGCGTATCGATCCTGCCAGTCGTTTCGACTATGACAGCTTTTACCAGTTGCATGTGGCCACCGGTTGGGAAGCAGGTGCTGCTACTCAAGGTCCGGCGTCCATCGGACGTGACGATCCGGCAGCAGTGAGCAATTATCGACAGACCTTCCACTACGATGAATCCGGCAATCTGCTGCTGCTGACGCATGTTGGCGCGCGCAATGGCCGCGAGCTCAAAGCTGCGCGATCAAGTAATCGCTGTTTGCCTTACCGTAATGGCGTGCCACCGACGGAAGAGGAGATTGCCGCGGCGTTCGATCCCCGTGGCAATTTGCGAGCGCTGTACGCGGGGAGTTCATTGACGTGGAATCTGCGTAATCAGCTGCAATCGGTGACGCCGGTCGAACGTGCCAGCGGCCCCAATGACCGTGAACACTATTGCTACGACGGTGCCGGCCAACGTGTGCGCAAGATTCGCTCACTCCAGACGAATACCCGCGGCGTCACGGCCCAGGTGCGCTATTTGCCTGGGCTGGAGCTACGTACCGACACGGCCACCGGTGAACAACTGCAAGTGATCTGCGTCGAGGGCCACATCAGCCGTGTACACGTGCTGCACTGGGAAAGTGCTCCGCCCACCGGTTCCAATGACCATTATCGGTACACGCTGACGGATCATCTCGGATCGACCTGCCTGGAACTGGGCGAGGATGCCCGGCTCATCAGTCAAGAAACTTTCTTCCCGTTCGGTGAAACGGCGTGGAGCAAGGACACCGAGGCCAGTTACAAAACCCTGCGTTATTCGGGCAAGGAGCGCGATGCAACAGGTCTCTATTATTATGGCTATCGCTATTACATGCCGTGGTTGCAGCGCTGGTTGAATCCTGACCCGAAAGGCTTTATCGACGGGCCGAACCTGTATCAGATGGTGGGTAACTCGCCCATGAACCATGTCGACACCGATGGGGGCGGGAAGGCCGCCACATCTGAGTTGGCTGACAGTGTGCAAAAGCAGCAGGCATTAATGAGCACGATGACCTCGGCGGCAGCGGACGTCAGAAACTCATTGCTCAACCACACTCAGGCGCGACACCGGTTTCAGGCCCTGGTCAGGCGCGTCGGGACGCAACTGGCCAGCAGCATGTTCAGCGCAGGCGCTCAAGCCGCAGGGGGCACGATTGGCACTGCAATGGGCACCGTGTTCGGACCGGTAGCCGGTTCGCTTGGGGGCAAGATTGGCACGAAGGTCGCCGATAAGTTGGCGGGTGCAGCCATCGACAAGGTGGTGGACACCTATCAGTTGAACCGACCTATCCATTTCAAGGGCAGCGAATTGAATCCCAAGGCTCTGGTTGAAAGCGTCGAGCCGAAAAAGAAGCTGAGTCTTGCCACAGTGAAACTGCAATTGGCAGCGCATGATCCGCGCACAGCCGACGGTCGATCACGATTGACCCAAATGGCGCGCGCCAAGGTCGAGGGCAAAGTGATCGAGGCAGTCTCTGAAAAACTGGGACCAGAAACTCGGGGGCTGTTCCAGACGGGGCGGGAATTCATCCATGCAGCGCAGGGACTGAATGCTGAGGCGTTAAGCAACACTTACGAACATCTTTCGGCAGGCATCGACATGGTCGAGTTCAGGACGCAGGCCATCCTTACCGAGCTGGCAACCACCGGCAGCGCGGATCCGGAGCTTTTCGAAGCGGTCTCCGACTTGTCGATGCAAACGTCCAGTACGCTGCAGAGCCTGCAGCGGACCCAGGACTTTATCGGACTGCTCGCACCGGCTCCCTACGCGGGAAGGCGGCAATCGCTGGGGGGACATTTCCGGCCAAGACTGACTCGACAACATTCGTTGAGTTGAAAAAAAGCCCCCGCCCAACCCACTGCGGATAGGGGACGCAGCGGGCTGGACGGGGGCTTCTCATTGCCGGGTGATCACTGCGCGATGGTTTTCACCGACACGCCGCGTTCGATCGGGGTGGAGCGGCCGTAGATATCTTCGAAGCGCTCGATATCGTCTTCACCGAGATAGCTGCCCGATTGCACTTCGATGATTTCCAGCGGGATCTTGCCCGGGTTGCGCAGGCGGTGCACCGAGGCGATCGGGATGTAGGTCGACTGGTTTTCGCAGAGCAGGAACACGTTGTCATCGCAGGTCACTTCAGCAGTGCCGCTGACCACGATCCAGTGCTCGGCGCGGTGGTGGTGCATCTGCAGCGACAGGCACGCGCCCGGTTTGACCGAGATGTGCTTGACCTGGAAGCGGCCACCCATGTCCACCGAGTCATACGAGCCCCACGGACGGTAGACCTCGCAGTGGTTCTGGGTTTCGCTGCGACCCTGCTCGTTGAGGGTGTTGACCATCTGCTTGACGCCCTGAACCTTGTCTTTGTGGGCGATCATCATCGCGTCCTTGGTTTCGACCACGACGATGTTTTCCAGCCCGATCACCGACACCAGTTTGCCGTTGCCGTGGATCATGCAGTTCTTGCTGTCCTGGATCACCACATCGCCTTTGCTGACGTTGCCGTTGGCGTCTTTCTCGTTGACTTCCCACAGCGACGACCAGCAACCGACATCGCTCCAGCCGGCGGACAGCGGCACCACACAG
The Pseudomonas fluorescens genome window above contains:
- a CDS encoding RHS repeat domain-containing protein; the encoded protein is MNKHGKTPTLSVSDPRGLQVRTVGYWRADDLCPAQTRVNRTARDAAGRVVEQWDPRLWALQTTEPLTPANLRTLYSLIGQTLRSDSVDAGTQLALYGLGAETLYDWDSRETWREVQHDPLLRPIAVFEEGASEPRRCVERLTYGQPGAGDPSRNQLGQLIRHDDPAGSVCSQSFAISGQCIESTRHFTLDPSVPDWPQNVDDRQRLLEPGDGATTRWRFGPLGQVLEQVDARDNRQDRELTLDGQLRACHLQLRHQTKAQTLVSDIRYNADGQVTQELAGNGVLTTLTYQPEDGLLLTRHARKAGGEILQHLIYNYDPMGNLLSIEDKSLPIRYFANQRIDPASRFDYDSFYQLHVATGWEAGAATQGPASIGRDDPAAVSNYRQTFHYDESGNLLLLTHVGARNGRELKAARSSNRCLPYRNGVPPTEEEIAAAFDPRGNLRALYAGSSLTWNLRNQLQSVTPVERASGPNDREHYCYDGAGQRVRKIRSLQTNTRGVTAQVRYLPGLELRTDTATGEQLQVICVEGHISRVHVLHWESAPPTGSNDHYRYTLTDHLGSTCLELGEDARLISQETFFPFGETAWSKDTEASYKTLRYSGKERDATGLYYYGYRYYMPWLQRWLNPDPKGFIDGPNLYQMVGNSPMNHVDTDGGGKAATSELADSVQKQQALMSTMTSAAADVRNSLLNHTQARHRFQALVRRVGTQLASSMFSAGAQAAGGTIGTAMGTVFGPVAGSLGGKIGTKVADKLAGAAIDKVVDTYQLNRPIHFKGSELNPKALVESVEPKKKLSLATVKLQLAAHDPRTADGRSRLTQMARAKVEGKVIEAVSEKLGPETRGLFQTGREFIHAAQGLNAEALSNTYEHLSAGIDMVEFRTQAILTELATTGSADPELFEAVSDLSMQTSSTLQSLQRTQDFIGLLAPAPYAGRRQSLGGHFRPRLTRQHSLS
- a CDS encoding multidrug transporter, with the translated sequence MFIGILLIITWLILLLRYPAKAVPVSVAAAVGLGLVAMWVVWLDNRELKQLARLEMRISYAPEQCPADRPLQLKMKNGNDVPLTELRWRIAAYAPGDTVNLADNQYTAPRYRGPGELQAGGDWEDCLPMPPLRPGYRPQTLEFRAERLQGSFSD
- a CDS encoding SDR family oxidoreductase, which translates into the protein MPVALITGCSSGIGRALADAFKAAGYEVWASARKAEDVAALAAAGFSAIALDVNDSVALEQLAERINQQHGGLDVLINNAGYGAMGPLLDGGVPAMQRQFETNVFSIVGVTRALFPVLRRAKGLVVNIGSVSGVLVTPFAGAYCASKAAVHALSDALRMELAPFGIRVMEVQPGAIQSSFAKNAGHEAEQLINEQSPWFPLREGIRARAKASQDKPTPASEFAAELLKAVQQNTPPRLIRIGNGSRALPLLATLLPKGLLESTLMKRFGLRGKL
- a CDS encoding LysR family transcriptional regulator: MVSLDRFDTFKAVVEAGSLTAAAETLGQTRAVVSFNLKRLEEELGVTLLTRNTRQLALTDAGERFYRRCLRTLDEARLAIEEARSEHSQLKGTLRITTTVEFALAQVVPALEVFRQQQPQLNIHLSTSSTHADLISERFDMAIRLGRMHDSNLRAVQLSRFEVFAVAAPQLVERFAPVATLATLESMPTLGHGRVPEMTVTDPAGSEHVYQPKPGTTAIVADNSATLRAFALTGQGVAILPQWLIQEDLQAGRLVRLLADYRFAQQGVYALYPDTRHLPLKVRAFIDFMKGWG